In Candidatus Limnocylindrales bacterium, a single window of DNA contains:
- a CDS encoding ABC transporter ATP-binding protein encodes MIEVKGLTKKFGNFTAVKDISFQVKTGETFALLGPNGSGKTTILKCITGLMSPTSGHIRINGIDVWKNSWEAKSLLSYLPQRVAFYENLTAREVLEFYCRLRKLPLDRIDRVLEKLHFSFNGFADRSVSEFSGGMIQRLGIAVAFLPDAPLLLLDEPTASLDPEGAIKFRKLIAMLKQEGKTILFSSHVLSDIEQLADRVAILVGGKLAAVESVEILKNAIRVNSRMRLLLNNPNENFIKTALDAGATEAKLLDAHLVVASKPEDRLSILQALSKAGAIIEHFSTEEPPLEEIYLKYVYEENSPDFTLTHNPDSLSKPATPAG; translated from the coding sequence ATGATCGAGGTAAAAGGGTTAACCAAAAAATTCGGTAATTTTACTGCTGTGAAGGATATATCCTTTCAGGTAAAGACCGGAGAGACTTTTGCCCTACTGGGTCCGAATGGAAGCGGCAAGACAACCATTCTGAAATGTATTACCGGTCTCATGTCGCCAACTTCTGGCCATATACGGATTAACGGTATAGATGTCTGGAAAAACTCGTGGGAAGCGAAAAGTTTACTTAGTTATCTCCCCCAGCGGGTCGCTTTTTATGAAAACCTCACAGCTCGAGAAGTTCTTGAGTTCTATTGTCGCTTAAGGAAACTGCCGTTGGATCGGATTGATCGGGTGCTTGAAAAACTCCACTTCAGCTTTAATGGATTTGCTGACAGGTCAGTCAGCGAATTTTCCGGCGGAATGATTCAACGTCTGGGCATAGCTGTGGCCTTTCTGCCCGATGCGCCTCTCCTCCTCCTGGATGAGCCCACTGCCAGTCTTGATCCTGAAGGAGCAATAAAATTCAGAAAATTGATCGCCATGCTTAAGCAAGAGGGTAAGACGATCCTGTTTTCTTCCCATGTTCTTTCTGATATCGAACAGTTGGCCGATAGAGTGGCAATACTTGTCGGTGGTAAGCTGGCAGCCGTTGAGTCGGTGGAAATCTTAAAAAATGCCATAAGGGTCAATTCACGTATGCGCTTATTACTGAACAATCCAAACGAAAATTTTATTAAGACAGCCCTCGATGCCGGAGCTACAGAAGCAAAACTCCTTGATGCTCATCTGGTCGTAGCCTCAAAGCCCGAAGATCGCCTTTCTATCCTGCAAGCCCTTTCAAAGGCCGGTGCGATCATCGAACATTTTTCGACAGAGGAACCACCCCTTGAAGAAATTTATTTAAAGTATGTTTATGAAGAAAATTCTCCTGATTTTACTCTTACTCATAATCCTGATAGCCTGTCAAAGCCAGCAACTCCAGCCGGT
- a CDS encoding nitrous oxide reductase family maturation protein NosD: MSFKPLEILKGFLSDFRTLLCLWPKRIFLVVLLGLAGSGLPLEVKAKTLIVGPDEPFTSVQEALTYATPGDTIRVKSGIYKGNLILDKQVVLEGIDNPTLQGDGRGSVITVNADGCVVRGFIIEHSGNMLVDEDSGILLKSNGNRIEENKLRDVLFGIYFFGSSDNIVRGNVIHGRDFLEPGERGSGIHIWNATNNTIVGNTIKQARDGMYLQNAYKSILRGNRVSDLRYGLHYMFSDDNKFEENLFYNNVAGAAIMYSRRIEFRRNIFIHNRGFSSFGLLFQDSDDCLAEENLILDNAVGIFMEALRNSLFKRNLIAANDTAIQIFTSASGNVFQRNNFVDNLSPIQVIGKNTTTQWSHEGVGNYWSDYDGYDLDADGIGDIPFKIQNIFQYLEGNHPRLRLYLFSPASQALALAEKTFPVIEGSREFDFYPLMKPVVWSIQMPELDGGFRFKRYSLILPFVMLGVSITLIAKGKKR, encoded by the coding sequence ATGAGTTTTAAACCTCTAGAAATCTTAAAAGGGTTTTTATCTGATTTCCGTACTTTGCTGTGTTTGTGGCCCAAGCGAATTTTTCTGGTGGTCTTGCTGGGATTGGCCGGCTCTGGTTTACCTCTGGAAGTAAAGGCCAAAACTCTCATCGTTGGCCCAGACGAACCTTTTACCTCGGTTCAGGAAGCTCTTACCTATGCAACTCCAGGGGATACCATTCGAGTCAAAAGTGGAATTTATAAAGGCAATCTTATCCTCGATAAACAAGTTGTTCTCGAGGGCATAGATAACCCCACCCTTCAAGGAGATGGCCGGGGAAGCGTCATAACAGTAAATGCCGATGGCTGTGTGGTTCGAGGTTTCATTATTGAACATAGCGGGAATATGCTGGTTGATGAAGATTCGGGTATTTTACTCAAGTCAAATGGCAACCGAATTGAAGAAAATAAACTACGTGATGTGCTTTTCGGAATCTACTTCTTTGGTTCCAGTGATAATATAGTCAGAGGGAATGTAATCCATGGCAGGGATTTTCTTGAACCCGGTGAAAGAGGTAGCGGCATTCACATCTGGAACGCCACCAACAACACCATTGTTGGAAACACCATCAAACAGGCTCGCGATGGAATGTATCTGCAAAATGCATATAAAAGTATCCTTCGTGGAAACCGTGTATCGGACCTCCGCTACGGCTTACATTATATGTTTTCCGATGACAATAAGTTTGAAGAAAATCTATTTTACAACAATGTTGCCGGTGCGGCTATTATGTATTCTCGGCGGATTGAATTTAGACGAAACATTTTTATCCATAATCGGGGTTTCAGTTCTTTTGGCCTCCTGTTCCAGGACAGTGATGACTGCCTGGCCGAGGAAAATCTGATCCTGGATAATGCCGTTGGCATATTTATGGAGGCACTGAGAAATAGTCTATTTAAACGTAATCTCATTGCAGCAAACGATACCGCCATTCAGATCTTTACCAGCGCTTCGGGAAATGTGTTTCAGAGGAATAACTTTGTGGATAACCTGAGCCCCATACAGGTGATCGGCAAAAATACCACAACACAATGGAGCCATGAAGGAGTTGGAAATTACTGGAGCGATTATGATGGCTACGATTTAGATGCTGACGGCATAGGTGACATACCCTTCAAGATTCAAAACATTTTCCAGTATCTGGAAGGAAATCATCCTCGACTCCGACTCTACCTTTTTAGCCCGGCGTCTCAAGCCCTTGCTTTGGCTGAAAAGACTTTCCCGGTGATCGAGGGATCCAGGGAATTCGATTTTTACCCTCTCATGAAACCAGTGGTATGGTCTATCCAGATGCCAGAGTTGGATGGAGGATTCCGGTTTAAGCGCTATTCCTTGATCTTACCCTTTGTCATGTTGGGGGTATCTATTACCCTGATTGCAAAGGGAAAAAAGCGATGA
- the nosZ gene encoding Sec-dependent nitrous-oxide reductase, with protein MENVRKKIIFKGMISTFGLIGILSLTLFSGCSRKPEVEKGTEKSSTIGAAVASYIAPGDMDEYYLFYSGGHSGNVFVAGIPSMRHIATIPVFSLYPSTGYGFDQETRKMLGEFTWGDVHHPSLSETNGNYDGRWLFVNDNANNRMARIDLRDFKTKQILGPIPNVSGYHGGAFVTPNTEYILAASRFSIPLPKGTYAPIEQYATDYKGVVAGIAVDPKTGEMSVGWQILMPPFDYDLGDAGKGPSYGWAFWTSYNSERATGKLEVTSTQKDRDYIAAVNWKAAEQAIQNGKFKMIGGVKVIDPKEVPDIVYLIPCSKSPHGVDVSPDGKYIIGSGKLQSITTAFNMEKILTAIQNKDFTGNEDGIPVLNYDAVKEAEVNVGLGPLHTQFDDKGYAYTSLYVESAIAKWKLGTWEVVDKIPVSYNIGHLAAAEGDTINPKGKYLVALNKLSHGRHISVGPSQPESSQLIDISGEKMKLLYDAFTEPEPHYAQIIKADKLKPIEVYKKEDNKHPEAIWDVKDAKVERNENHVTVKMIAVRSSFEPWKIEVNEGDHVTIHLTNIEQTTDMLHGFGLNEYNINVVVDPGETKTIEFVANKPGVHPFYCTNFCSALHQEMQGYLLVKPKQSASTGMIR; from the coding sequence ATGGAGAACGTAAGGAAAAAAATTATATTCAAAGGAATGATCAGTACCTTTGGTTTAATAGGAATTTTAAGCCTGACTCTGTTTTCAGGTTGTTCCAGGAAACCCGAGGTTGAAAAGGGGACTGAGAAAAGTAGTACAATTGGAGCTGCAGTTGCGAGTTATATCGCTCCCGGTGATATGGACGAGTATTATCTTTTTTACTCCGGGGGGCATTCAGGTAATGTGTTTGTTGCGGGGATTCCTTCGATGCGACACATTGCCACCATTCCGGTTTTCTCACTTTATCCCTCGACAGGCTATGGATTCGACCAAGAAACCAGGAAAATGCTTGGTGAATTCACCTGGGGAGACGTACATCATCCTTCCCTCAGCGAGACCAATGGGAACTACGATGGACGCTGGCTCTTCGTCAATGACAATGCAAACAATCGCATGGCACGAATTGATCTGAGAGATTTCAAAACCAAACAGATTCTGGGACCGATTCCGAATGTTTCTGGTTATCATGGGGGAGCATTTGTCACACCGAATACAGAGTATATCCTGGCGGCATCTCGTTTCTCCATTCCGCTGCCTAAAGGAACCTATGCGCCCATTGAGCAATATGCAACGGATTATAAGGGGGTCGTGGCGGGAATTGCTGTGGATCCCAAAACCGGTGAAATGAGCGTGGGCTGGCAAATCCTTATGCCACCGTTCGATTACGACCTTGGTGATGCAGGGAAAGGACCGAGCTACGGTTGGGCATTCTGGACCTCTTATAACTCCGAACGTGCCACTGGTAAACTGGAGGTTACTTCAACGCAAAAGGACCGCGATTATATTGCCGCGGTGAATTGGAAAGCGGCAGAGCAGGCAATCCAAAATGGTAAATTCAAGATGATCGGGGGTGTGAAGGTAATTGATCCAAAGGAAGTCCCGGACATTGTCTATTTGATTCCCTGCTCGAAAAGCCCACATGGCGTGGATGTAAGTCCGGATGGCAAGTATATCATTGGGAGTGGTAAACTTCAATCTATTACCACAGCTTTCAATATGGAAAAGATCTTAACGGCAATTCAAAACAAGGACTTCACCGGTAACGAAGACGGCATTCCTGTTCTTAACTATGATGCCGTTAAGGAGGCAGAAGTCAATGTGGGCCTGGGACCCCTACATACCCAGTTCGATGATAAAGGCTATGCTTATACAAGCCTCTATGTTGAGAGCGCTATTGCTAAGTGGAAACTCGGTACGTGGGAAGTCGTGGACAAAATTCCTGTTTCCTACAATATCGGTCATCTTGCGGCTGCCGAGGGAGATACCATAAACCCCAAGGGAAAATATCTGGTGGCATTGAACAAGCTTTCGCATGGACGACACATCAGTGTGGGTCCATCGCAGCCAGAGAGTTCTCAGTTAATTGATATATCCGGCGAGAAGATGAAACTCCTTTATGATGCGTTCACTGAACCTGAACCGCACTATGCACAAATCATCAAAGCCGATAAACTCAAACCCATTGAGGTTTATAAGAAGGAAGATAATAAGCATCCAGAAGCAATCTGGGATGTAAAAGACGCAAAGGTCGAACGAAATGAGAACCACGTAACGGTGAAGATGATAGCAGTACGCAGTAGTTTTGAACCCTGGAAGATCGAGGTCAATGAGGGGGATCATGTGACAATTCACCTCACAAACATCGAACAGACGACGGATATGCTCCATGGTTTTGGTTTGAATGAGTACAACATCAACGTAGTGGTCGACCCAGGAGAGACTAAAACCATCGAATTTGTGGCGAACAAACCCGGTGTTCATCCGTTTTACTGTACAAACTTCTGTTCAGCACTGCATCAAGAAATGCAAGGATATCTTCTGGTAAAACCGAAACAAAGCGCATCGACAGGTATGATTCGCTAG
- a CDS encoding DUF4149 domain-containing protein, producing the protein MAFTPGPSALNLMNVFYLFSVWLHILAAVTWIGGMIFLVLVLVPVIRRSEYQDIRASFIHWIGVRFRWVGWICLILLLLSGISNLIYRGFSWEDLQNDLFWQSSFGHTLGIKLLVVALILLSSALHDFILGPRAMALWQANPTSPEVIRLRRQAGWLGRLNLLLALLVIALGIMLVRGWPG; encoded by the coding sequence ATGGCTTTTACCCCTGGCCCTTCAGCCCTTAATCTTATGAATGTCTTCTACCTGTTCTCGGTCTGGCTTCATATTCTGGCTGCCGTAACCTGGATTGGTGGTATGATTTTCCTAGTTCTGGTTCTGGTTCCGGTAATCCGCCGATCAGAGTACCAGGATATCAGAGCTTCTTTCATCCATTGGATCGGCGTGCGTTTCCGTTGGGTAGGTTGGATCTGTCTGATCTTGCTCCTCCTGAGTGGTATCTCTAACCTGATCTATCGAGGTTTTAGTTGGGAGGATCTTCAGAATGATCTATTCTGGCAAAGTTCCTTTGGTCATACTTTAGGCATCAAATTATTAGTGGTAGCCTTGATTCTCCTGTCCAGTGCCCTACACGATTTTATCCTTGGTCCACGGGCCATGGCTCTGTGGCAGGCAAATCCCACCTCACCTGAAGTGATACGGTTACGTCGCCAGGCCGGATGGCTTGGACGGTTGAACTTGCTCCTGGCCTTGTTGGTAATCGCTTTGGGAATTATGTTGGTACGAGGTTGGCCCGGATAA
- a CDS encoding hemerythrin domain-containing protein: MAGKTLIGEFHSDHTKVVQALMDLRSAIQAQDIARIRATLNEANKLVGPHFKFEELHLYPKLREFIGEAGLQRLLTEHDGVFRGVMALMNLAAKDTWSQSDAETAAANLELIWEHPITCDGLALYMERLPHTLQEELLNQMEERRREGTTLLEYRKERFS; this comes from the coding sequence ATGGCTGGAAAAACTCTTATTGGAGAATTTCACTCAGACCATACGAAGGTGGTACAGGCCCTGATGGATTTACGAAGTGCCATCCAGGCTCAAGATATTGCGCGGATCAGGGCGACGTTGAACGAAGCAAACAAGTTGGTTGGTCCACACTTTAAGTTTGAAGAACTCCATCTTTACCCAAAGTTAAGGGAATTCATCGGAGAAGCTGGATTGCAACGACTGCTCACGGAACACGATGGGGTATTCCGGGGTGTGATGGCTTTAATGAATTTGGCTGCAAAAGATACCTGGAGTCAGTCCGATGCCGAAACCGCAGCTGCGAATCTGGAACTGATTTGGGAGCATCCTATCACTTGTGATGGATTGGCTCTCTATATGGAAAGACTACCCCATACTCTACAAGAGGAGCTCTTGAACCAAATGGAAGAACGACGACGTGAAGGTACGACCCTGTTAGAATATCGGAAAGAGCGATTCTCATGA